In Limibacillus sp., the following are encoded in one genomic region:
- a CDS encoding trimethylamine methyltransferase family protein, which translates to MTAEQELPTESRRRGGREARRALRAAPLAEDIKPIRPGMEGGTYKALDEAGIQRIHAAALDALEQIGLGQPIPSCVEYCEAAGAKLGDDGRLRFPRAMIEDTLAKAGRGFTLYGRDEAFDIHPGGTRVHYGTAGAATMMVDVAEPGYRNATVKDMYDAARIVEVLDNVHFFQRPMTPCDVEDLLELDINTLYPALAGTRKHVGCSFTVGENMETVFDLLHQVAGSEAAWRERPFVSNSNCFVVPPMKFAEDACRVLEACVHGGMPVLLLSAGQAGATAPPALAGAVVQATAEVLGGLAYVNAIKPGAPAIFGTWPFVSDLRTGSMSGGSGEQALLSAACAQMAQFYDLPGGAAAGMADSKLPDMQAGWEKGISNVMAGLSGLNMVYEAAGMHASLLGFCFETLILDNDLIGQCQRCVRGIEVTEDSVSLEVIRNVCTEGPGHYLGHEATLTLMQRDYVYPEIGDRTSPKEWVEKGKPDLVETASARKREILEGAHPRHISSELDGRLREQFPIKLRRSEMGW; encoded by the coding sequence ATGACAGCCGAACAAGAGCTCCCCACCGAAAGCCGCCGCCGGGGCGGCCGCGAGGCCCGCCGGGCCTTGCGCGCAGCACCGCTGGCCGAAGACATCAAGCCGATCCGTCCCGGCATGGAGGGCGGCACCTACAAGGCGCTCGACGAGGCCGGGATCCAGCGCATCCACGCGGCGGCGCTGGACGCCCTGGAGCAGATCGGCCTCGGCCAACCCATCCCTTCCTGCGTCGAGTACTGCGAAGCGGCGGGCGCGAAGCTGGGCGACGACGGACGCCTGCGATTCCCCCGCGCCATGATCGAGGACACGCTCGCCAAGGCGGGCCGGGGCTTCACGCTCTATGGCCGGGACGAGGCCTTCGACATCCATCCGGGCGGAACGCGGGTCCACTATGGGACCGCGGGCGCCGCCACCATGATGGTGGATGTGGCCGAGCCCGGTTATCGCAACGCCACGGTCAAGGATATGTACGATGCCGCACGGATTGTTGAGGTCCTCGACAACGTGCACTTCTTCCAGCGGCCCATGACGCCCTGCGACGTGGAGGACCTGCTGGAGCTGGACATCAACACGCTCTATCCGGCGCTGGCCGGCACGCGCAAGCACGTGGGCTGCTCCTTCACGGTCGGCGAGAACATGGAGACGGTCTTCGATCTGCTCCATCAGGTCGCCGGGAGCGAGGCGGCCTGGCGCGAGCGGCCTTTCGTCTCCAACTCCAACTGCTTCGTCGTCCCGCCCATGAAGTTCGCCGAGGACGCCTGCCGGGTGCTGGAGGCCTGCGTGCACGGCGGCATGCCGGTGCTGCTGCTCTCGGCGGGACAGGCCGGGGCGACGGCGCCACCGGCGCTGGCCGGGGCGGTGGTGCAGGCGACGGCGGAAGTGCTGGGCGGCCTCGCCTACGTCAACGCGATCAAGCCGGGCGCGCCCGCGATCTTCGGCACCTGGCCCTTCGTCTCGGACCTGCGGACCGGCTCCATGTCGGGCGGCTCCGGCGAACAGGCTCTGCTGAGCGCCGCCTGCGCCCAGATGGCCCAGTTCTACGACCTGCCGGGCGGCGCCGCCGCCGGCATGGCAGACTCCAAGCTGCCGGACATGCAGGCCGGGTGGGAAAAGGGGATCTCCAACGTCATGGCGGGCCTCTCGGGCCTCAACATGGTCTACGAGGCCGCGGGCATGCATGCCTCCCTGCTGGGGTTCTGCTTTGAGACCCTGATCCTGGACAACGACCTGATCGGTCAGTGTCAGCGCTGCGTGCGCGGCATCGAGGTGACGGAGGATTCAGTCTCGCTGGAGGTGATACGGAACGTCTGCACGGAAGGGCCCGGCCACTACCTGGGCCACGAGGCGACCCTGACCCTGATGCAGCGCGACTACGTCTATCCGGAGATCGGCGACCGCACGAGCCCCAAGGAGTGGGTCGAGAAGGGCAAGCCGGACCTCGTCGAGACGGCCAGCGCCCGCAAGCGTGAGATCCTGGAGGGCGCGCACCCGCGCCACATTTCCAGCGAGCTCGACGGGCGGCTGCGCGAGCAGTTCCCAATCAAGCTGCGCCGCTCGGAAATGGGCTGGTAG
- a CDS encoding transketolase → MTKNSMTKTRTKKLAGMTTLKALEQKVLWLASWTIHNANHLRPKDEIKVGGHQASCASMVTLMTALYFRVLRPQDRIAVKPHASPVFHAIQYLLGHQTREKLETFRGFGGAQSYPSRTKDVDDVDFSTGSVGLGVAITAFASLIQDYVRSKGWSKDRAEGRMIALVGDAELDEGNIYECLQEGWKQGLRNTWWIIDYNRQSLDGVVREGLYDRLEGVFRAFGWDVITLKYGALQREAFAEPGGEKLKAWIDSCPNPLYSALMFQGGAAWRKRLMDEIGDQGPVTALLEKRSDGQLAELMANLGGHCLETVTEAFEGVDHDRPVVFIAYTVKGWGTPLAGHKDNHAGLMTPDQMEGFRQQMQVRKGHEWDPFEGLSQPESELKSFLETVPFNAEGRRRLEAAPVAAEAPVMIDEKVIATQAAFGKVLDQLARGDSALAERIVTTSPDVTVSTNLGPWVNRRGLFARDAIADTFRDERIPSAQKWHFAPEGQHIELGIAEMNLFLLLGAAGLSHSLFGERLLPIGTLYDPFISRGLDALNYACYQDARFLLVATPSGVSLAPEGGAHQSVASPLIGLSQDGLASFEPAYADELSLIMHWAFDYMQRDGEGDPNERTWLRDETGGSVYLRLSTRPLEQISRPVTEEFTQGVIDGGYWLREPGPNCEVVIAYQGVIAPEAITAAGMIGEDRRDVGVLAVTSADRLNAGWQAAQRARIRGQADALSHVERLMAGLPPHCTLVTVIDGHPATLSWLSGVYGHRAVSLGVEHFGQTGTIADLYHHYGIDADNIAAAAAAMAPGRPVKQLRFVG, encoded by the coding sequence ATGACCAAGAACAGCATGACCAAAACCCGAACCAAGAAGCTTGCGGGCATGACCACCCTGAAGGCGCTGGAGCAGAAGGTGCTCTGGCTCGCCTCCTGGACCATCCACAACGCCAACCACCTGCGTCCCAAGGACGAGATCAAGGTCGGCGGGCATCAGGCGTCCTGCGCCTCGATGGTCACGCTCATGACCGCGCTCTATTTCCGGGTTCTCCGGCCGCAGGACCGCATCGCGGTCAAGCCGCACGCCTCGCCTGTGTTCCATGCCATCCAGTACCTCCTCGGCCACCAGACGCGCGAGAAGCTGGAGACCTTCCGCGGGTTCGGAGGCGCGCAGTCCTACCCCAGCCGCACCAAGGACGTGGACGACGTCGATTTCTCGACCGGCTCCGTGGGTCTCGGCGTGGCGATCACGGCCTTCGCCTCGCTCATTCAGGACTACGTGCGCTCCAAGGGCTGGTCGAAGGACCGGGCGGAGGGCCGCATGATCGCCCTGGTCGGCGACGCCGAGCTCGACGAGGGCAACATCTACGAATGCCTTCAGGAAGGCTGGAAGCAGGGCCTGCGTAACACCTGGTGGATCATCGACTACAACCGCCAGAGCCTCGACGGCGTGGTGCGCGAGGGACTCTACGACCGCCTGGAGGGCGTGTTCCGCGCCTTCGGCTGGGACGTGATCACCCTGAAGTACGGCGCGCTTCAGCGTGAAGCCTTCGCCGAGCCGGGCGGAGAGAAGCTGAAGGCCTGGATCGACAGCTGTCCCAACCCGCTCTATTCCGCCCTGATGTTCCAGGGGGGTGCTGCTTGGCGCAAGCGCCTGATGGACGAGATCGGCGATCAGGGCCCGGTCACCGCGCTCCTTGAGAAGCGCAGCGACGGGCAGCTCGCCGAGTTGATGGCGAACCTGGGCGGCCATTGCCTGGAGACCGTGACCGAGGCCTTCGAGGGCGTCGACCACGACCGCCCGGTGGTCTTCATCGCTTACACCGTCAAGGGATGGGGCACGCCGCTGGCGGGGCACAAGGACAACCATGCGGGTCTCATGACGCCCGACCAGATGGAGGGTTTCCGCCAGCAGATGCAGGTCCGCAAGGGCCACGAGTGGGACCCGTTCGAGGGCCTCTCCCAACCTGAATCGGAGCTCAAGAGCTTCCTGGAGACCGTGCCCTTCAACGCCGAGGGCCGGCGCCGTCTGGAAGCCGCGCCGGTGGCGGCGGAAGCGCCGGTCATGATCGACGAGAAGGTGATCGCGACCCAGGCCGCCTTCGGCAAGGTGCTGGATCAGCTGGCGCGCGGCGACAGCGCGCTGGCCGAGCGCATCGTGACCACATCGCCCGACGTCACGGTCTCCACCAACCTCGGTCCCTGGGTCAACCGCCGCGGCCTCTTCGCGCGCGACGCCATCGCCGACACCTTCCGCGACGAGCGCATCCCCAGCGCCCAGAAGTGGCACTTCGCGCCCGAAGGCCAGCACATCGAACTGGGCATCGCGGAGATGAACCTCTTCCTTCTGTTGGGGGCCGCGGGGCTGTCGCACTCGCTGTTCGGCGAGCGGCTGCTGCCGATCGGCACGCTCTACGATCCCTTCATTTCGCGCGGTCTCGATGCGCTCAACTACGCCTGCTACCAGGATGCACGCTTTCTCCTGGTCGCAACGCCGTCCGGGGTTTCCCTGGCCCCGGAGGGCGGGGCGCATCAGTCTGTCGCCTCGCCGCTCATCGGCCTCTCCCAGGACGGGCTCGCCTCCTTCGAGCCGGCCTATGCCGATGAGTTGTCGCTGATCATGCACTGGGCCTTCGACTACATGCAGCGCGATGGGGAGGGCGATCCGAACGAGCGGACTTGGCTTCGCGACGAGACCGGAGGTTCCGTCTACCTGCGGCTTTCGACCCGTCCGCTGGAGCAGATTTCCCGCCCGGTCACGGAAGAGTTCACCCAGGGCGTGATCGACGGCGGCTACTGGCTGCGCGAACCCGGCCCCAACTGCGAAGTGGTGATCGCCTATCAGGGCGTGATCGCGCCCGAAGCCATCACCGCCGCCGGGATGATCGGGGAAGATCGGCGCGACGTCGGCGTACTGGCCGTTACCTCGGCCGACCGCCTGAACGCGGGCTGGCAGGCCGCGCAGCGCGCGCGCATCCGCGGGCAGGCCGATGCACTCAGCCATGTCGAGCGCCTGATGGCGGGCTTGCCGCCGCACTGCACGCTGGTGACCGTGATCGACGGCCACCCGGCGACGCTTTCCTGGCTGTCCGGCGTCTACGGGCACCGGGCGGTGAGCCTGGGGGTCGAGCACTTCGGCCAGACCGGCACCATCGCCGACCTCTACCACCACTACGGCATCGACGCGGACAACATCGCCGCGGCGGCCGCGGCCATGGCGCCCGGCCGCCCGGTCAAGCAGCTCCGCTTCGTCGGATAG
- a CDS encoding Lrp/AsnC family transcriptional regulator produces the protein MDAIDRRIIGALQENARLTNQELAERVGLSPSPCLRRLRKLEADGILRGYTALIDQQRYGLPINVFVSIRLERQTDAAIRAFEQAIQDLDEVQECYLMTGARDYLLRVVSQSLESYERFVRERLTRIEGIASIESSFAFNQVKKSPRLPPPA, from the coding sequence ATGGACGCAATAGATCGCCGAATCATCGGGGCGTTGCAGGAGAATGCGCGCCTCACCAACCAGGAACTGGCCGAGCGGGTGGGGCTGTCGCCCTCGCCCTGTCTGAGACGCCTGCGTAAGCTGGAGGCCGACGGGATCCTGCGCGGCTATACGGCCCTGATCGACCAGCAGCGCTACGGCCTGCCGATCAACGTCTTCGTCTCGATCCGGCTGGAGCGTCAGACCGACGCGGCGATCCGCGCCTTCGAGCAGGCGATCCAGGACCTGGACGAGGTGCAGGAGTGCTACCTGATGACCGGGGCGCGCGACTATCTGCTGCGCGTGGTCAGCCAGAGCCTGGAGTCCTACGAGCGCTTCGTGCGCGAGCGCCTGACCCGGATCGAGGGCATCGCCTCCATCGAGTCCTCCTTCGCCTTCAATCAGGTCAAGAAGAGCCCCCGCCTGCCGCCGCCGGCGTGA
- a CDS encoding DUF1028 domain-containing protein yields the protein MTFSLCARCAETGMLGLAVSSSSPAVAARCASARAGVGAVASQNITDPKLGGLTLDMMITGADAKQALGAVVTASPNIEYRQLIAIDAKGVTAGFSGQHTLGTHAMAEGWDAVAAGNLLDNEGVPAALVEAFEGASGHLGDRLVAAMQAGLAAGGEAGPLHSAGLMIVDDVDWAVADLRVDWSEGDPIEELAQLWRLYKPQLEDYVTRALDPTKAPSYGVPGDE from the coding sequence ATGACCTTTTCGCTTTGCGCGCGCTGCGCCGAAACCGGGATGCTGGGGCTGGCCGTCTCTTCTTCCTCCCCCGCCGTGGCGGCGCGCTGCGCCTCCGCGCGGGCGGGCGTCGGCGCGGTCGCCAGCCAGAACATCACCGATCCAAAGCTGGGCGGCCTGACGCTCGACATGATGATCACCGGGGCCGACGCCAAGCAGGCGCTGGGCGCGGTGGTGACGGCCTCGCCCAACATCGAATACCGCCAGCTGATCGCCATCGACGCCAAGGGCGTGACGGCGGGCTTTTCCGGCCAGCACACGCTGGGCACCCACGCCATGGCGGAGGGCTGGGACGCGGTGGCCGCCGGGAACCTGCTGGACAACGAGGGGGTGCCCGCGGCCCTGGTCGAGGCCTTCGAGGGCGCCTCCGGGCACCTGGGCGACCGGCTGGTGGCGGCCATGCAAGCGGGGCTCGCGGCGGGCGGCGAGGCCGGGCCGCTGCATTCTGCGGGCCTCATGATCGTGGACGACGTGGACTGGGCCGTGGCCGACCTGCGCGTCGACTGGAGCGAGGGCGACCCCATCGAAGAGCTGGCCCAACTCTGGCGGCTCTACAAACCTCAGCTTGAGGACTACGTGACCCGCGCGCTGGACCCCACCAAGGCCCCCAGCTACGGGGTGCCGGGGGACGAATGA
- a CDS encoding phytanoyl-CoA dioxygenase family protein: MRHLSEQQKTAFERDGYLVIEEAVTPKLLDLLREDMAAWIEESRSQSQNYGETVNGKPRFDLDPSHGPDHPALRRVNAPLEVSLAYFEAASEAYQVDAVAELIGPDLRFHHAKINAKQPGSVTAVGFHQDFCFTPHSNDDLVTSLLAVDEMTAENGALEVVPGSHRGPLHSLWHAGRFTGQVSEEVAAEARRAAVTVTAPAGGACLMHTRLLHGSAANRTQSPRTLFISVYAAADARPLSPNPMPSRYEGMLLRGVDRGRVRSQTFEMELPELPSGASFFEQQAAAEKEPAA; encoded by the coding sequence ATGCGCCATCTGAGCGAGCAGCAGAAGACCGCCTTCGAGCGCGACGGCTACCTCGTCATCGAAGAGGCCGTGACGCCGAAGCTGCTGGACCTGCTTCGCGAGGACATGGCCGCCTGGATCGAGGAAAGCCGCAGCCAGTCGCAGAACTACGGGGAGACCGTCAACGGCAAGCCGCGCTTCGACCTCGATCCCAGTCATGGGCCCGATCATCCCGCGCTGCGCCGGGTCAACGCGCCGCTTGAGGTCTCGCTGGCCTACTTCGAAGCCGCCAGCGAGGCCTATCAGGTGGACGCCGTGGCCGAGCTGATCGGTCCCGACCTGCGCTTCCATCACGCCAAGATCAACGCCAAGCAGCCGGGCAGCGTGACCGCCGTCGGCTTTCATCAGGACTTCTGCTTCACGCCGCACAGCAACGACGATCTGGTGACCAGCCTGCTGGCCGTGGACGAGATGACGGCGGAGAACGGCGCGCTCGAAGTGGTGCCGGGCAGCCACCGGGGTCCGCTTCACAGTCTCTGGCACGCCGGGCGTTTCACCGGCCAGGTGAGCGAGGAGGTTGCCGCCGAGGCCCGGCGCGCGGCGGTCACGGTGACGGCGCCCGCGGGCGGCGCCTGCCTGATGCACACGCGCCTGCTGCACGGCTCCGCCGCCAACCGGACCCAGAGCCCGCGCACGCTCTTCATCTCGGTCTACGCCGCCGCCGATGCGCGACCGCTCTCGCCCAATCCCATGCCCAGCCGTTACGAGGGCATGCTGCTGCGGGGCGTGGACCGGGGCCGCGTACGCTCCCAGACCTTCGAGATGGAGTTGCCGGAACTGCCGTCGGGCGCGTCCTTCTTCGAGCAACAGGCGGCGGCTGAGAAGGAGCCCGCCGCATGA
- a CDS encoding RidA family protein: MPHKRFRKFNTGETYPEQKLDNDLCQVVVAKGQMVFVRGQIGQNLETSESVAIGDPEGQTRQAMANIKQLLEEAGSQLGHICKITIYIVDPRYREAVYREVGRWLKGVHPVSTGLVVSALARPEWLVEVDVIAVIPEE, encoded by the coding sequence ATGCCCCACAAGCGCTTCCGAAAGTTCAACACCGGCGAGACCTACCCGGAGCAGAAGCTGGACAACGACCTCTGCCAGGTGGTGGTCGCCAAGGGCCAGATGGTCTTCGTGCGCGGCCAGATCGGCCAGAATCTCGAGACCTCCGAATCGGTCGCCATTGGCGATCCGGAAGGCCAGACGCGTCAGGCCATGGCGAACATCAAGCAGTTGCTGGAGGAGGCGGGCTCCCAGCTCGGCCACATCTGCAAGATCACCATCTACATCGTCGATCCCCGCTACCGCGAGGCGGTCTATCGGGAGGTGGGCCGCTGGCTGAAGGGCGTGCACCCCGTCTCGACCGGTCTGGTGGTGAGCGCGCTGGCCCGGCCCGAATGGCTGGTCGAGGTCGACGTCATCGCCGTGATCCCGGAGGAGTGA
- a CDS encoding cupin domain-containing protein, producing the protein MTEQEYHADLRAKGYSPAVEKTWEAGRLNDDHTHEGDLYLLILEGEMVVGMEGKDQRLTPGETCEVPGGLTHSEQAGGAGVHFLVATR; encoded by the coding sequence ATGACCGAGCAGGAGTATCACGCGGACCTTCGGGCCAAGGGCTACAGCCCGGCGGTCGAGAAGACCTGGGAGGCCGGGCGGCTCAACGACGACCATACCCACGAGGGCGATCTCTATCTGCTGATCCTGGAGGGAGAGATGGTCGTCGGCATGGAGGGGAAAGACCAGCGGCTGACGCCCGGCGAGACCTGCGAAGTGCCCGGCGGACTGACCCACAGCGAGCAGGCGGGCGGGGCGGGCGTCCACTTCCTGGTCGCCACCCGCTGA
- the putA gene encoding bifunctional proline dehydrogenase/L-glutamate gamma-semialdehyde dehydrogenase PutA produces the protein MTSNRPAADLREAIRQHYLPDEAEAVRNLAARAGLSDEQRKSISAEAAALIRELRAKGAHGTMESFLNEYGLSSKEGIALMCLAEALLRVPDAETIDELIQDKIGPADWERHMGHSSSTLVNASTWALMLTGQVLSEGEERGLSRTLRGMVRRLGEPVVRTAVGQAMRQMGQQFVLGRTIEEAMERAEKLEGKGYSYSYDMLGEAARTEADARRYHLSYSDAISGIAKACKGEVRDNPGISVKFSALYPRYEMGQKEAVQDKLAPRVLSLATLAQSANMGFNVDAEEADRLDLSLDIIEEVLSDPALEGWDGFGVVVQAYGPRAWYVLDWLYDLAERLDRKIMVRLVKGAYWDTEVKRAQVMGLDGFPVFTRKTNTDVSYIACARKLLSMTDRIYPQFATHNAHTAAAILEMADDPKAFEFQRLHGMGEALHELVKKKGKTRCRIYAPVGAHRDLLAYLVRRLLENGANSSFVNQIVDERVPPETIAADPLEALEKMGDQIANPYITRPADLYGAARRNAKGWDITDVTTMRELEEARRPFLTGEWKAEPLLAAKGAAQGETREIRNPSRPEERVGSVRDASPQEVEAAIAAAAEAQPAWDALGADKRAEILEKVADLYEENAPELFALASREAGKIQLDCVAEVREAVDFLRFYANEARRLERSEPGSARGVFACISPWNFPLAIFTGQIAAALAAGNAVVAKPAEQTSLMGWRAAQLMIEGGVPLGALQLLPGDGAAVGAPLVSDPRIAGVCFTGSTDTAQRIHKGLAEKGQPDATLIAETGGMNAMIVDSTALPEQAVRDIVASAFQSAGQRCSALRVLYVQKDVEKTVMEMLKGAMTLLRQGDPWAWSTDVGPVIDEEAAEGILAHCRKMEEEGRLIAKLDPPKGGGLGAGHFVAPAIYRIKGIHEMEREIFGPILHVCTFEAEDLEKVVEAVNATGYGLTFGLHTRIEERVQRVVEDLKVGNVYVNRNQIGAIVGSQPFGGEGLSGTGPKAGGPNYLRRFRKTEEDFTPQESGGKPGEMLDAKSVEQALAKLSHEGWAARADRVSVLKKLAADLETPFAEAAKAALAAAGRVELEPETLPGPTGESNLLSLHPRGKMVCLGGLEEGGSAETALVQALQALAMGNAVLMTAPGSKPLAQALAKAGAPVAALEGVVPAEALGAIEGASGYALVGAGEALRPYRQALAGRDGEILPLITEAISPYSYMVERALCVDTTAAGGNAQLLASADKGEAVAA, from the coding sequence ATGACCAGCAACCGCCCCGCCGCCGACTTGAGAGAGGCCATTCGTCAGCACTACCTGCCGGACGAGGCCGAAGCGGTGCGCAACCTGGCGGCCAGAGCCGGTCTCTCGGACGAGCAGCGCAAGTCGATCTCGGCAGAGGCCGCCGCCCTGATCCGCGAGCTGCGCGCCAAGGGCGCGCACGGGACCATGGAGTCCTTCCTCAACGAATACGGCCTCTCCTCCAAGGAGGGCATCGCGCTGATGTGCCTCGCCGAGGCGCTGCTGCGCGTGCCCGACGCGGAGACCATCGACGAGCTGATCCAGGACAAGATCGGCCCGGCCGATTGGGAGCGGCACATGGGCCACTCCAGCTCGACCCTGGTGAACGCCTCGACCTGGGCGCTGATGCTGACCGGCCAGGTGCTGAGCGAGGGCGAGGAGCGCGGCCTCAGCCGCACGCTGCGCGGCATGGTGCGGCGCCTTGGCGAGCCGGTGGTGCGCACCGCCGTCGGACAGGCTATGCGCCAGATGGGCCAGCAGTTCGTGCTGGGCCGCACGATCGAAGAGGCGATGGAGCGCGCCGAGAAACTGGAGGGCAAGGGCTACAGCTATTCCTACGACATGCTGGGCGAGGCGGCCCGGACCGAGGCCGACGCCCGCCGCTATCACCTCTCCTACTCCGATGCGATCTCCGGCATCGCCAAGGCCTGCAAGGGCGAGGTGCGCGACAACCCCGGCATCTCGGTCAAGTTCTCCGCGCTCTATCCGCGCTACGAGATGGGCCAGAAGGAGGCCGTGCAGGACAAGCTCGCCCCGCGCGTGCTGTCGCTGGCGACCCTCGCGCAGTCGGCCAACATGGGCTTCAACGTGGACGCCGAGGAGGCCGACCGCCTCGACCTCTCGCTCGACATCATCGAGGAGGTGCTGTCCGATCCCGCGCTGGAAGGCTGGGATGGCTTCGGCGTGGTGGTGCAGGCCTACGGCCCGCGCGCCTGGTACGTCCTGGACTGGCTCTACGATCTGGCCGAGCGGCTGGACCGCAAGATCATGGTGCGCCTGGTCAAGGGCGCCTATTGGGACACCGAGGTCAAGCGCGCCCAGGTCATGGGTCTCGACGGCTTTCCCGTCTTCACGCGCAAGACCAACACCGACGTCTCCTACATCGCCTGCGCGCGCAAGCTGCTCTCCATGACCGACCGCATCTACCCGCAGTTCGCCACGCACAACGCGCACACCGCCGCCGCGATCCTGGAGATGGCCGACGATCCGAAGGCCTTCGAGTTCCAGCGCCTGCACGGCATGGGCGAGGCGCTGCACGAACTGGTCAAGAAGAAGGGCAAGACGCGCTGCCGCATCTATGCGCCGGTCGGCGCGCACCGCGACCTTCTGGCCTATCTGGTGCGCCGCCTGCTGGAGAACGGGGCCAACTCCTCCTTCGTCAACCAGATCGTCGATGAGCGCGTGCCGCCCGAGACCATCGCCGCCGATCCCTTGGAGGCGTTGGAGAAGATGGGCGACCAGATCGCCAACCCCTACATCACCCGGCCCGCCGATCTCTACGGCGCGGCGCGCAGGAACGCCAAGGGCTGGGACATCACCGATGTGACCACCATGCGCGAACTGGAAGAAGCGCGCCGCCCCTTCCTGACCGGCGAGTGGAAGGCTGAGCCGCTGCTGGCCGCCAAGGGCGCCGCCCAGGGCGAGACCCGCGAGATTCGCAATCCCTCCCGCCCCGAAGAACGGGTCGGCAGCGTGCGCGATGCCAGCCCGCAAGAGGTCGAGGCCGCCATCGCCGCCGCCGCCGAGGCGCAGCCCGCCTGGGACGCGCTGGGCGCCGACAAGCGCGCTGAGATTCTGGAGAAGGTCGCCGATCTCTATGAGGAGAACGCGCCCGAGCTCTTCGCGCTCGCCAGCCGCGAGGCGGGTAAGATCCAGCTCGACTGCGTGGCCGAGGTGCGCGAGGCGGTCGACTTCCTGCGCTTCTACGCGAACGAGGCGCGGCGGCTCGAGCGTTCCGAGCCCGGCTCGGCGCGCGGCGTCTTCGCCTGCATCTCGCCCTGGAACTTCCCGCTGGCGATCTTCACCGGACAGATCGCAGCGGCGCTCGCCGCGGGCAACGCGGTGGTCGCCAAGCCGGCTGAGCAGACCTCCTTGATGGGCTGGCGCGCCGCGCAGCTGATGATCGAGGGCGGCGTGCCGCTGGGCGCGCTGCAACTGCTGCCCGGCGACGGGGCCGCCGTGGGCGCGCCGCTGGTCTCCGACCCGCGCATCGCCGGCGTCTGCTTCACCGGTTCGACGGACACCGCGCAGCGCATCCATAAGGGACTGGCCGAGAAGGGCCAGCCCGACGCCACCCTGATCGCCGAGACCGGCGGCATGAACGCCATGATCGTCGATTCCACCGCGCTGCCGGAGCAGGCCGTGCGGGACATCGTGGCCTCTGCCTTCCAGAGCGCCGGCCAGCGCTGTTCGGCCCTGCGCGTGCTTTATGTCCAGAAGGACGTTGAGAAGACCGTCATGGAGATGCTGAAGGGCGCCATGACCCTGCTGCGCCAGGGCGACCCCTGGGCCTGGTCGACCGACGTCGGCCCGGTGATCGACGAGGAGGCCGCCGAGGGCATCCTCGCCCACTGCCGCAAGATGGAAGAGGAAGGCCGCCTGATCGCCAAGCTCGACCCGCCCAAGGGCGGCGGTCTCGGCGCCGGGCACTTCGTCGCGCCCGCGATCTACAGGATCAAGGGCATCCACGAGATGGAGCGGGAGATCTTCGGCCCGATCCTGCACGTCTGCACCTTCGAGGCGGAGGATCTGGAGAAGGTCGTGGAGGCGGTCAACGCCACCGGCTACGGCCTCACCTTCGGTCTCCACACCCGCATCGAGGAGCGCGTGCAGCGCGTGGTCGAGGACCTGAAGGTCGGCAACGTCTACGTGAACCGCAACCAGATCGGCGCCATCGTCGGCTCCCAGCCCTTCGGCGGCGAGGGGCTGTCCGGCACCGGCCCGAAGGCGGGCGGACCCAACTATCTGCGCCGGTTCCGCAAGACCGAGGAGGACTTCACCCCGCAGGAGAGCGGCGGCAAGCCGGGCGAGATGCTGGACGCCAAGAGCGTGGAACAGGCGCTCGCCAAGCTGTCGCACGAGGGCTGGGCTGCGCGCGCCGACCGCGTTTCGGTCCTGAAGAAGCTGGCCGCCGACCTGGAGACGCCCTTCGCCGAAGCGGCCAAGGCGGCGCTCGCCGCCGCCGGGCGCGTGGAGCTGGAGCCCGAGACGCTGCCCGGCCCGACCGGGGAGAGCAACCTCCTGAGCCTCCATCCGCGCGGCAAGATGGTCTGCCTCGGCGGTCTGGAGGAGGGCGGCAGCGCAGAGACCGCGCTGGTCCAGGCGCTCCAGGCTTTGGCGATGGGCAACGCCGTCCTGATGACGGCGCCCGGCAGCAAGCCGCTGGCCCAGGCGCTGGCCAAGGCCGGCGCGCCGGTCGCGGCCCTGGAAGGCGTCGTTCCGGCGGAAGCCCTGGGTGCGATCGAGGGCGCCTCCGGCTACGCGCTGGTCGGCGCGGGCGAGGCGCTCCGGCCCTACCGTCAGGCCCTGGCGGGCCGCGACGGGGAAATCCTGCCGCTGATCACCGAGGCGATCAGCCCCTACAGCTACATGGTCGAACGCGCGCTTTGCGTTGACACCACGGCGGCGGGCGGCAACGCTCAACTCCTGGCCAGTGCGGACAAGGGAGAGGCGGTCGCGGCATGA